Proteins co-encoded in one Govania unica genomic window:
- the nuoL gene encoding NADH-quinone oxidoreductase subunit L → MTTMHQAIVFLPLIAAIIAGLFGRKIGDRGSQLVTCGALVISAVLSVFVFIDVAIGGKTYEVEILKWFDVGTFQVSWALKIDTLTAVMLVVVNGVSSLVHIYSVGYMSHDPDKPRFMAYLSLFTFAMLMLVTANSFIQMFFGWEGVGLASYLLIGFWYNRPTANAAAIKAFVVNRVGDFGFVLGLGAIFLVFGSMHIDTVFAEAHKYVGHKFVFLNWEVDALTTICLLLFVGAMGKSAQLGLHTWLPDAMEGPTPVSALIHAATMVTAGVFLVARCSPLFELSPVALQVVTIVGASTAFFAATVGLTQNDIKRVIAYSTCSQLGYMFFALGVSAYGAAVFHLFTHAFFKALLFLGAGSVIHAMSDEQDMRNMGGIWKKIPLTYAMMLIGTLALTGVPFFSGYYSKDMILESAFAAHSAVGEYAFALGIVAAFMTSFYSWRLIFMTFHGKPRASQDVMHHIHESPLVMTVPLMILAAGAVVAGFIFAPYFVGVHYADFWGSALFLKGENVMEHAHHVPEWVKLSPLVMSILGFALAWYFYIKAPSVPVALAKSQEPLYKFSLNKWYFDELYDVLFIRSAKALGRLFWKKGDGLTIDGLGPDGVSAVVLDLSNRARRLQSGYVYHYAFAMLIGVAAIVTWFMVGGA, encoded by the coding sequence ATAACGACCATGCATCAAGCTATTGTCTTCCTGCCGCTGATCGCGGCAATCATTGCTGGCTTGTTCGGCCGCAAGATCGGCGATCGTGGCTCGCAGCTTGTGACCTGCGGCGCGCTGGTGATTTCGGCGGTTTTGTCGGTGTTCGTCTTTATTGACGTGGCGATCGGCGGCAAAACATACGAAGTCGAAATCCTCAAATGGTTTGACGTCGGCACGTTCCAGGTCTCCTGGGCGCTTAAGATCGATACCCTGACGGCGGTCATGCTGGTGGTGGTGAACGGGGTGTCTTCCCTGGTTCATATCTATTCGGTCGGCTATATGAGCCATGATCCGGACAAGCCGCGCTTCATGGCTTATCTGTCGCTGTTCACCTTCGCCATGCTGATGCTGGTGACGGCCAACAGCTTTATCCAGATGTTCTTTGGCTGGGAAGGCGTCGGTCTCGCGTCTTATCTGCTGATCGGGTTCTGGTACAATCGGCCGACGGCCAATGCCGCCGCCATCAAGGCCTTCGTGGTCAACCGGGTGGGTGACTTTGGCTTTGTGCTGGGGCTTGGGGCGATCTTCCTTGTCTTCGGGTCGATGCATATCGATACGGTGTTCGCCGAAGCGCATAAATATGTCGGTCACAAGTTCGTCTTCCTCAATTGGGAAGTCGATGCGCTGACCACCATCTGTCTGTTGCTGTTCGTGGGCGCCATGGGTAAGTCGGCCCAGCTTGGGTTGCATACCTGGCTGCCGGACGCCATGGAAGGCCCGACCCCGGTGTCGGCGCTTATCCATGCCGCGACCATGGTGACGGCGGGCGTGTTCCTCGTTGCACGCTGTTCGCCGCTCTTTGAGCTGTCGCCGGTTGCTTTGCAGGTGGTGACGATTGTGGGGGCGAGCACGGCCTTCTTCGCGGCGACCGTCGGTCTGACCCAGAACGACATCAAGCGCGTGATCGCCTATTCGACCTGTTCGCAGCTTGGTTACATGTTCTTTGCGCTGGGCGTCAGTGCTTATGGCGCGGCGGTGTTTCATCTCTTTACCCATGCCTTCTTCAAGGCGCTGTTGTTCCTTGGCGCCGGTTCGGTGATCCATGCCATGTCGGACGAGCAGGACATGCGCAACATGGGTGGCATCTGGAAAAAGATTCCGCTGACCTATGCCATGATGCTGATCGGGACGCTGGCCTTGACGGGTGTGCCGTTCTTCTCCGGCTATTATTCGAAGGACATGATCCTTGAATCGGCCTTTGCGGCTCATTCGGCTGTGGGTGAATATGCCTTTGCGCTTGGCATCGTCGCTGCCTTCATGACCTCATTCTATTCCTGGCGTCTGATTTTCATGACCTTCCACGGCAAGCCACGGGCGAGCCAGGACGTTATGCATCACATCCATGAATCGCCTTTGGTCATGACCGTTCCGCTGATGATCCTCGCGGCGGGTGCGGTGGTTGCGGGCTTTATCTTCGCGCCTTACTTCGTCGGCGTGCATTATGCTGATTTCTGGGGTTCCGCCTTGTTCCTTAAGGGCGAGAACGTCATGGAGCATGCCCATCACGTGCCCGAGTGGGTCAAGCTTTCGCCGCTTGTGATGAGCATCCTTGGCTTTGCGCTGGCCTGGTATTTCTATATCAAGGCACCTTCGGTGCCGGTCGCCCTCGCGAAGTCGCAGGAACCGCTTTATAAGTTCTCGTTGAACAAATGGTACTTCGACGAACTCTATGACGTCCTGTTCATTCGTTCGGCCAAGGCACTCGGCCGGTTATTCTGGAAGAAGGGCGACGGCCTGACCATCGACGGACTTGGTCCGGACGGGGTTTCGGCGGTTGTGCTTGATCTGTCCAACCGGGCGCGGCGTTTGCAGTCGGGCTATGTCTATCATTATGCCTTCGCCATGTTGATTGGCGTGGCGGCCATCGTCACCTGGTTCATGGTAGGCGGAGCGTAA
- a CDS encoding NADH-quinone oxidoreductase subunit J — MILSFCFYLFAVITCLSGFMVISSRNPVHSVLFLILAFFNSAGLFLLLGAEFLAMILVIVYVGAVAVLFLFVVMMLDIDFEEMRKGISRYLPIGALIGIVLLIELLMVLTGRSIELPAAGTTLAPTPDLDQVSNTVAIGNLLYTHYVYLFQAAGMILLVAMIGAIVLTHRKRPGVKKQNISAQNSRTRGDAVESRNVKPGQGI, encoded by the coding sequence ATGATCCTGAGTTTTTGCTTTTACCTCTTTGCCGTCATCACCTGCCTGTCCGGGTTCATGGTGATTTCGTCACGGAACCCCGTTCATTCGGTGTTGTTTCTCATTCTGGCCTTTTTCAATTCGGCCGGTCTTTTCCTGCTGCTTGGGGCTGAGTTCCTGGCGATGATTTTGGTCATCGTTTATGTGGGCGCGGTCGCGGTTCTGTTCCTGTTCGTCGTCATGATGCTCGACATCGATTTCGAGGAAATGCGCAAAGGCATCTCCCGCTATCTGCCGATCGGCGCGCTGATCGGGATTGTGTTGCTGATTGAGCTTCTGATGGTTCTGACCGGGCGGTCCATTGAACTGCCGGCCGCCGGGACCACGCTTGCACCGACGCCGGATCTGGATCAGGTGAGCAATACGGTTGCCATCGGCAATCTGCTTTATACCCATTATGTCTATCTGTTCCAGGCTGCGGGCATGATCTTGCTGGTGGCCATGATCGGGGCCATCGTGTTGACCCACCGCAAGCGTCCGGGGGTCAAGAAGCAGAACATTTCGGCTCAGAACAGCCGCACACGCGGCGACGCCGTGGAAAGTCGCAACGTGAAGCCAGGGCAGGGGATCTGA
- the nuoK gene encoding NADH-quinone oxidoreductase subunit NuoK, producing the protein MEIGLAHYLAVGAILFTLGVLGIFLNRKNVIIILMSIELILLSVNINFVAFSNHLNDLVGQIFAMFVLTVAAAEAAIGLAILVIYFRNRGTIAVDDINSMKG; encoded by the coding sequence ATGGAAATCGGTCTCGCACATTATCTCGCCGTCGGAGCGATCCTGTTCACGCTCGGCGTCTTGGGCATCTTTCTTAACCGGAAGAACGTCATCATCATTCTGATGTCGATCGAACTCATTCTGCTTTCCGTCAATATCAATTTCGTGGCCTTCTCGAACCATCTCAATGACCTGGTGGGGCAGATTTTCGCCATGTTCGTGTTGACGGTCGCGGCGGCCGAGGCGGCTATCGGCCTTGCCATTCTTGTGATCTATTTCCGCAACCGCGGCACCATCGCTGTTGATGATATCAACAGCATGAAGGGCTGA
- the nuoI gene encoding NADH-quinone oxidoreductase subunit NuoI: MSSLVRTTRAFLLTEFVAAMWLTLKYFFRPKVTLNYPYEKGKLSPRFRGEHALRRYPNGEERCIACKLCEAICPALAITIEAEPREDGSRRTTRYDIDMTKCIYCGFCQEACPVDAIVEGPNFEFATETREELFYNKDKLLANGDRWEREIAAAIAADAPYR, encoded by the coding sequence ATGTCATCTCTGGTTCGCACAACCCGAGCCTTCCTGCTGACGGAATTCGTCGCAGCGATGTGGCTCACCTTGAAATATTTCTTTCGTCCCAAGGTGACGCTCAACTACCCCTATGAAAAGGGGAAGCTGTCGCCGCGGTTCCGGGGAGAGCACGCGCTGCGCCGCTATCCGAATGGTGAAGAACGTTGCATTGCCTGCAAGCTTTGCGAGGCGATCTGTCCGGCACTGGCCATCACCATCGAAGCCGAACCGCGGGAGGACGGCAGCCGCCGCACCACGCGTTATGACATCGACATGACCAAATGCATCTATTGCGGCTTCTGTCAGGAAGCCTGCCCGGTGGATGCCATTGTCGAAGGCCCGAATTTCGAATTTGCTACCGAAACCCGCGAGGAACTGTTCTATAACAAGGACAAGTTGCTTGCGAACGGCGACCGTTGGGAGCGTGAAATCGCTGCCGCCATCGCCGCTGACGCGCCGTACCGGTAA
- the nuoH gene encoding NADH-quinone oxidoreductase subunit NuoH, whose amino-acid sequence MVDAVTTYLNGALGLYVGTLVWYIVLVLAITLPLLIAVAFAVYFDRKIWAAMQMRRGPNVVGPFGLLQSFADGLKLFLKETIIPAGANKGVFLIAPMITFTLALIGWAVIPFDANLVLANINVGVLYLFAISSLGVYGIIMSGWASNSKYAFLGGMRSAAQMVSYEVSIGLVIVTVLLCVGSLNLSDVVKAQSGGIWNWYFIWLFPMFIVFLISALAETNRPPFDLPEAEAELVAGYQVEYSSMAFALFFLGEYANILLMCAMISVLFFGGWDPILPFAPFTMVPGIIWFLLKIAFFFFVFAWIKASVPRYRYDQLMRLGWKVFLPFSLFWVVLTAGFLVYFDLLPTKG is encoded by the coding sequence ATGGTTGATGCTGTAACCACATATCTGAACGGCGCGCTTGGGCTGTATGTCGGGACGCTGGTCTGGTACATCGTGCTTGTTCTGGCGATCACGCTGCCGCTTTTGATTGCAGTCGCCTTCGCGGTCTATTTTGACCGTAAGATCTGGGCCGCCATGCAGATGCGTCGCGGTCCGAACGTGGTCGGTCCCTTTGGTCTTTTGCAATCCTTTGCCGACGGTTTGAAGCTGTTCCTCAAGGAAACCATCATTCCGGCGGGCGCGAACAAGGGCGTGTTCCTGATTGCGCCGATGATCACCTTCACGCTGGCGCTTATCGGTTGGGCGGTTATTCCATTCGATGCCAATCTGGTTCTGGCCAATATCAACGTGGGCGTGCTGTATCTGTTCGCGATTTCGTCGCTTGGGGTCTACGGCATCATCATGTCGGGCTGGGCGTCGAACTCCAAATATGCGTTTCTGGGCGGGATGCGCTCGGCGGCGCAGATGGTGTCTTATGAAGTCTCCATCGGTCTGGTGATCGTCACCGTTCTTCTTTGCGTCGGTTCGCTCAATCTGTCGGACGTGGTCAAGGCGCAGTCGGGCGGCATCTGGAACTGGTATTTCATCTGGTTGTTCCCGATGTTCATCGTGTTCCTGATTTCGGCACTGGCCGAGACCAACCGCCCGCCGTTCGATCTTCCCGAAGCGGAAGCCGAGCTTGTGGCGGGCTACCAGGTCGAATATTCGTCCATGGCCTTTGCGCTGTTCTTCCTTGGCGAATATGCCAACATCCTGTTGATGTGCGCCATGATCTCGGTGCTGTTCTTTGGCGGCTGGGATCCGATCCTGCCGTTCGCACCGTTCACCATGGTGCCGGGGATCATCTGGTTCCTGTTGAAGATCGCGTTCTTCTTCTTTGTCTTCGCCTGGATCAAGGCCTCCGTTCCGCGCTATCGCTATGACCAGCTGATGCGCCTTGGCTGGAAGGTGTTCTTGCCCTTCTCGCTGTTCTGGGTGGTGCTGACCGCAGGCTTCCTTGTTTATTTCGACCTGTTGCCGACGAAGGGATAA
- a CDS encoding NADH-quinone oxidoreductase subunit M: MSGMPILSIVTFLPLLGALIILLLPGDKDRVAAGARQVALWTTVITFALSLVLWFEFDRGTSAFQFEERVNWISGAISYHMGVDGISVLFVLLTTLIMPICILASWESIGQRVREYMIAFLVLETLMIGVFCSLDLVLFYIFFEAGLIPMFLIIGVWGGPRKIYAAFKFFLYTLLGSVLLLIALIYMYLDAGTTDIPTLMHHSFDPGIQKWLWLAFFASFAVKMPMWPVHTWLPDAHVEAPTAGSVVLAAILLKMGGYGFLRFSLPMFPVASVDFANLIFVLSVVAVVYTSLVALVQDDMKKLIAYSSVAHMGFVTIGIFTFNQQGVEGSIIQMLSHGIVSGALFLCVGVIYDRIHTREIARYGGLVNRMPKYALVFMVFTMAAVGLPGTSGFIGEILVLIGAYQVNTWVAFGAATGLILGAAYMLWLYRRVIFGDLVKEDLKSILDLNRREVLMFAPLLVIVFWMGIYPASFTDFLHKSVENLLVQHETANAAGAVKKTVLLETAQ, from the coding sequence ATGAGTGGTATGCCAATACTTTCGATAGTCACTTTCCTGCCGCTTCTGGGCGCGCTGATCATTCTCCTTCTGCCCGGCGACAAGGATCGCGTGGCGGCGGGGGCACGTCAGGTTGCGCTTTGGACGACGGTCATCACCTTTGCCCTGTCGCTTGTGCTGTGGTTCGAGTTTGACCGCGGCACCTCGGCCTTCCAGTTTGAAGAACGGGTGAACTGGATCAGCGGCGCCATCAGCTACCATATGGGGGTTGACGGCATCTCGGTGCTGTTCGTGTTGCTCACGACCTTGATCATGCCGATCTGTATCCTCGCCAGCTGGGAATCCATCGGCCAGCGGGTTCGCGAATATATGATCGCGTTCCTGGTGCTTGAGACGCTGATGATCGGCGTGTTCTGTTCGCTCGATCTGGTGCTGTTCTATATCTTCTTTGAAGCCGGTCTGATCCCGATGTTCCTTATCATCGGTGTGTGGGGCGGTCCGCGGAAGATTTATGCGGCTTTCAAGTTCTTCCTTTACACGCTGCTCGGGTCGGTTCTGCTGCTGATCGCGCTGATCTATATGTATCTCGATGCCGGGACCACGGACATCCCGACGCTGATGCATCACAGCTTTGACCCCGGCATCCAGAAATGGCTGTGGCTTGCGTTCTTCGCATCCTTCGCAGTCAAGATGCCGATGTGGCCGGTGCATACCTGGTTGCCGGACGCCCACGTGGAAGCGCCGACGGCGGGGTCCGTGGTGCTTGCTGCGATCTTGCTGAAGATGGGCGGTTACGGTTTCCTGCGGTTCTCGCTGCCGATGTTCCCGGTTGCGTCCGTCGACTTTGCCAATCTGATCTTTGTGCTGAGTGTCGTGGCGGTGGTTTACACCTCGCTTGTGGCGCTGGTGCAGGATGACATGAAGAAGCTGATCGCCTATTCGTCGGTTGCCCATATGGGCTTCGTGACCATCGGCATCTTCACCTTCAATCAGCAGGGCGTCGAAGGCAGCATCATTCAGATGCTCAGCCACGGGATCGTGTCAGGCGCGCTGTTCCTGTGTGTCGGCGTGATTTACGACCGTATCCATACCCGCGAGATTGCCCGTTATGGTGGTCTTGTGAACCGTATGCCCAAATATGCGCTGGTGTTCATGGTGTTCACCATGGCAGCTGTGGGCCTGCCGGGGACCAGCGGGTTTATTGGTGAAATCCTGGTGCTGATCGGGGCTTATCAGGTCAACACCTGGGTCGCGTTCGGGGCGGCTACCGGTCTTATCCTTGGTGCGGCTTACATGTTGTGGCTCTATCGCCGGGTCATCTTTGGTGACCTTGTGAAAGAGGATCTGAAATCCATTCTCGATCTCAATCGCCGCGAAGTTCTGATGTTCGCTCCGCTGCTGGTGATCGTGTTCTGGATGGGTATTTATCCCGCGTCCTTCACGGACTTCCTGCACAAGTCGGTTGAAAATCTGCTGGTGCAGCACGAGACGGCCAATGCGGCGGGTGCCGTGAAGAAAACTGTGCTTCTGGAGACTGCTCAATGA